The window AAGCAGGCAACGCTAGGGGTAACCACAACACCAGTAAGGTTACCAGAAAAATTGCCATCCTCCCTGGTGCTGGGTAAAGCGCAAATTTTTTAAAATTTAGTTTCAAATCGCTACTCTTCCGGTTCGATAGTACTAGTCAAACCGTAATTGTTGAGGGTTTCAGCGTAAAACTCTGCGTGTTCTAATGCACAAATGATAACCAAGCCAATCCCGTTGGTATGAGCTTCCATCATGATGTTTACAGCTTGGGGCTGAGTCATTCCCGCTATCGTCTGCATCAGAGTTTGGACGACGTACTCCATACTGTTAACATCATCGTTGTGCAGTAAAACGCGATAACGAGGTGCCTGTTTTTTAATCGTTGAGGTCGAACGTTGTTCAATAGTTCCTAATGACATCTTTATCCTCCTTAAGACGTATGACGAAATCCTGACTTTAAATATAAATGATCTTGATTATTTCAAGTTAGCGGCTTCAACCGGGATACTGTAAACTTATATTAAGGATACAATATAATAGATGTTAACCTAAGTTTACAAAACCAGAGCGAGCTATGGAAACACTCTCCTTAAACCAGTCGACTCCAGGTAGTTACTGGCAATGGCAAGGACATTCTCTTTACTACGTACAAAGGGGTAAAAGCAAACAAGGGCGTCCCCCTTTATTATTGATCCATGGTTTTGGCGCTTCTACGGATCACTGGCGGAAAAATATCGCCGAATTAGAACAGGATTTTGCAGTTTGGACCATCGATTTACTCGGTTTTGGACGTTCTGCTAAACCGGCGGTTACCTATAGCGGTAATTTATGGCGAGACCAGATATATAGTTTTATTACTGAAGTCATTCAAGAACCCGTGGTTTTGGCGGGCAACTCCCTCGGTGGTTATACTTCTCTCTACGTCGCTGCACAACATCCTGATGCGGCTAAGGGTTTGATTCTCATTAATACTGCAGGACCATTTACTCAACCCCAAGCTGCAACTAAACCCAATCTTTTAAAATTATCTCTAGGTAATCTCGCGCGTTGGATTTTTCTGCAACCCTGGGGAAGTTATTTACTATTTCAATATCTCAGACAACCGGCAATGATTCGCAAAACCCTCAAAAAAGTCTACTGGGATCAAAGTGCAGTGACAGAACAATTGGTGGCGGATATTCATCGTCCTTCTGGCGATCGCGGTGCGGCGGGTGTGTTCGCTTCTGTATTTAAAAATCCCCAGGGAGAGAAAAACGACGTTCTCTTACAGCAACTTAGATGTCCTCTGTTGATGTTGTGGGGAGAAAAAGACCCCTGGATGGACTCCCAAAGTCGA is drawn from Gloeocapsa sp. PCC 73106 and contains these coding sequences:
- the clpS gene encoding ATP-dependent Clp protease adapter ClpS; translated protein: MSLGTIEQRSTSTIKKQAPRYRVLLHNDDVNSMEYVVQTLMQTIAGMTQPQAVNIMMEAHTNGIGLVIICALEHAEFYAETLNNYGLTSTIEPEE
- a CDS encoding alpha/beta fold hydrolase, with the protein product METLSLNQSTPGSYWQWQGHSLYYVQRGKSKQGRPPLLLIHGFGASTDHWRKNIAELEQDFAVWTIDLLGFGRSAKPAVTYSGNLWRDQIYSFITEVIQEPVVLAGNSLGGYTSLYVAAQHPDAAKGLILINTAGPFTQPQAATKPNLLKLSLGNLARWIFLQPWGSYLLFQYLRQPAMIRKTLKKVYWDQSAVTEQLVADIHRPSGDRGAAGVFASVFKNPQGEKNDVLLQQLRCPLLMLWGEKDPWMDSQSRGTKFREYYPTLTEYYLEAGHCPHDEIPEQINSLIRSWVNSITK